One part of the Polyangiaceae bacterium genome encodes these proteins:
- a CDS encoding TetR/AcrR family transcriptional regulator: protein MAKAAAAAPTKSAKSGDKSPRGGRRADAVRNRQHVLEVAQAVFAELGLSVPIDEIAKRAGVGVGTVYRHFPTKEALFGAILQHHMERIADHAEALMEKADAGAALFELLHTMARESHKKKDFIHALGGYPTGEVKTAKKRFVAAFDALVKRAQRAKELRADVTAEDVIMLSKSVFSSGEQDEATRTRRLGVLFDGLRATASAVKAAKRAAKTRGC from the coding sequence ATGGCCAAAGCGGCTGCAGCAGCACCCACCAAGTCCGCGAAGAGCGGCGACAAATCCCCGCGTGGGGGTCGCCGTGCGGACGCTGTGCGCAACCGCCAGCACGTGCTCGAAGTGGCCCAAGCGGTGTTCGCCGAGCTGGGGCTCAGCGTGCCCATCGACGAAATCGCGAAGCGCGCGGGGGTCGGCGTTGGCACCGTGTACCGCCACTTCCCCACCAAGGAGGCGCTGTTTGGGGCGATCCTCCAGCACCACATGGAGCGCATTGCAGATCACGCCGAGGCGCTGATGGAGAAAGCGGACGCTGGCGCAGCGCTCTTCGAGTTGCTCCACACCATGGCGCGGGAGAGCCACAAGAAGAAGGACTTCATCCACGCTCTCGGCGGCTATCCGACGGGCGAGGTCAAGACCGCCAAGAAGCGCTTCGTCGCCGCCTTCGATGCCTTGGTCAAGCGCGCTCAGCGCGCCAAGGAGCTGCGCGCCGATGTCACCGCGGAGGATGTGATCATGCTCTCCAAGAGCGTGTTCAGCAGCGGCGAACAAGACGAAGCCACGCGCACCCGGCGCCTGGGCGTGTTGTTCGACGGCCTGCGAGCGACGGCTAGCGCGGTCAAAGCCGCGAAGCGCGCTGCCAAGACCCGCGGCTGTTGA
- a CDS encoding nuclear transport factor 2 family protein translates to MSDVAKTPEELFEAFQEAALSKDARAFAELFSDDACLEFPFAGLSFVGKSAIFERASQAWDSSPLRAQSFRVTSCKQNDDGCLVAEYQVQGNAGSVARPFSVSGVAVLEARDGKIQSFREYLDPEGLAEAKRHAVGSPRSLLSDYYQAMLLKSADALADLYAEDGVHEFGFTTPNRPQKLFGREAVRESYSAGWANHPLEIQRIENEFVIDGADPELVTAQWRAQATIIATGKQVRLTGLLVLRVRDGYIVHTRDYMDAVGVSEALGREPFAAKQEEPELEPPLALVHSSPKPSAPTRACRR, encoded by the coding sequence ATGAGCGACGTAGCGAAAACCCCCGAGGAATTGTTCGAGGCCTTCCAGGAGGCCGCGCTCAGCAAAGATGCGCGTGCGTTTGCGGAGCTGTTCAGCGACGACGCGTGCCTGGAGTTCCCGTTTGCCGGGCTCTCATTCGTCGGCAAGTCGGCGATCTTCGAGCGCGCCAGTCAGGCCTGGGATAGCTCGCCGTTGCGCGCTCAGAGCTTTCGCGTGACCAGCTGCAAGCAGAACGACGACGGCTGCTTGGTCGCGGAGTACCAGGTGCAAGGCAACGCAGGCTCGGTTGCGCGACCGTTCAGCGTCAGCGGCGTGGCCGTGCTCGAAGCGCGGGACGGCAAGATCCAGAGCTTCCGTGAGTACCTCGACCCGGAGGGCCTCGCGGAGGCGAAGCGCCATGCGGTGGGTTCGCCGCGCTCGCTGCTCAGCGACTACTACCAGGCGATGCTGCTCAAGTCCGCCGACGCGCTAGCGGATTTGTACGCCGAAGACGGCGTGCACGAGTTTGGCTTCACCACCCCGAATCGTCCACAGAAGCTGTTCGGACGGGAGGCGGTACGGGAGTCCTACAGCGCCGGCTGGGCGAATCACCCGTTGGAGATCCAGCGCATCGAAAATGAGTTCGTGATCGACGGCGCGGACCCGGAGCTCGTCACTGCCCAGTGGCGCGCCCAAGCGACCATCATTGCCACGGGGAAACAGGTGAGGCTAACTGGCCTCTTGGTGCTGCGGGTGCGCGACGGATACATCGTTCACACGCGGGACTACATGGACGCGGTGGGTGTCTCTGAGGCCCTCGGGCGCGAGCCGTTTGCCGCGAAGCAAGAGGAACCGGAGCTCGAGCCACCGCTCGCGCTGGTGCATTCGAGTCCCAAGCCCAGCGCGCCTACCCGCGCGTGTCGGCGCTGA
- a CDS encoding Rieske 2Fe-2S domain-containing protein: MSEALAKEPVQVAKWSELEDRKPAYALVGDVDLVVIRYDASVSVLYGRCLHRGALLADGSVDDHDNLICGLHGWDYRVDTGVSAYNNREVLTKFSAWVEGDSVFVDGGEVAAFTQKHPQPYDRKVYLGLYQDPHGTPQEPYNGHIQELAQNGLSNVGHHGETSAMGVALTELPRWKDIQLLTAQLWRQPLLDDAPVGTQVVIGPRAKKPLELSMPLFVSDMSFGALSEEAKTALAMGAEGAGTGICSGEGGMLPEEQAANSRYLYELASAKFGWSLDKVKQVQAFHFKGGQGAKTGTGGHLPGVKVKGKISEVRGIPEGNAAISPSTFTDLHTAEDFRRVADEVREASGGIPIGFKLSAQHIERDIDFALSASADYIILDGRGGATGAAPVIFKENISVPTMIALARARRHLDSIGAKDVTLVITGGLRTEGDFVKALALGADAIAVANSAIQAIGCLGMRACHTNKCPVGIATQDPKLRSRLSIERSAARLTNWFKATTELMQVLARACGHDHLSKFDLHDLTTYDRDLAHLTGVPYAGVTPI, translated from the coding sequence ATGTCCGAAGCTCTAGCCAAAGAACCCGTTCAAGTCGCGAAGTGGAGCGAGCTCGAAGATCGCAAGCCGGCGTACGCCCTGGTGGGTGACGTCGACCTCGTCGTGATCCGCTATGACGCCAGCGTCTCCGTGCTCTACGGCCGCTGCCTGCATCGCGGGGCCTTGCTAGCTGACGGATCCGTCGACGACCACGACAACCTGATCTGCGGCCTCCACGGTTGGGATTACCGCGTGGATACCGGCGTGAGTGCCTACAACAACCGTGAGGTGCTCACGAAATTCAGCGCCTGGGTAGAAGGCGATAGCGTCTTCGTGGATGGGGGTGAGGTAGCGGCGTTCACGCAGAAGCACCCGCAGCCCTACGATCGCAAGGTGTACCTCGGCCTGTATCAAGATCCTCACGGAACACCCCAAGAGCCGTATAACGGGCACATCCAGGAGCTAGCGCAGAACGGCTTGTCCAACGTCGGCCACCACGGCGAGACCAGCGCCATGGGCGTCGCGCTGACGGAGCTGCCGCGCTGGAAAGACATCCAGCTCTTGACGGCGCAGCTCTGGCGTCAGCCGTTGCTCGATGACGCGCCGGTGGGTACGCAGGTGGTGATCGGTCCCCGCGCAAAGAAGCCACTCGAGCTCAGCATGCCGCTCTTCGTCAGTGACATGAGCTTTGGTGCGCTGAGCGAAGAAGCCAAGACGGCGCTCGCGATGGGCGCCGAAGGCGCCGGCACCGGGATCTGCAGTGGCGAAGGCGGCATGCTCCCCGAGGAACAAGCCGCGAATAGCCGCTACTTGTACGAGCTGGCGAGCGCGAAGTTCGGCTGGTCCCTCGACAAGGTCAAGCAAGTGCAAGCCTTCCATTTCAAGGGCGGCCAAGGCGCCAAGACCGGCACCGGCGGGCACCTACCTGGGGTGAAGGTCAAAGGGAAGATCTCCGAGGTGCGCGGCATTCCCGAGGGAAACGCGGCGATCAGTCCCAGCACCTTCACGGATCTGCACACGGCCGAAGATTTCCGCCGCGTCGCCGATGAAGTGCGAGAAGCAAGCGGTGGCATTCCCATCGGCTTCAAGCTGAGCGCCCAGCACATCGAGCGCGACATCGACTTCGCGCTGAGCGCTAGCGCTGACTACATCATCCTCGATGGTCGTGGCGGCGCGACCGGTGCGGCGCCCGTGATCTTCAAGGAAAACATCTCCGTGCCCACCATGATCGCCCTGGCGCGCGCGAGGCGCCACCTCGATTCCATTGGCGCGAAGGACGTCACGCTCGTCATCACCGGCGGTCTCCGCACGGAAGGAGACTTCGTCAAGGCGCTCGCCTTGGGTGCTGACGCCATCGCCGTCGCAAACTCCGCGATTCAAGCCATCGGTTGCCTCGGTATGCGCGCCTGCCACACCAACAAGTGCCCCGTCGGTATCGCCACCCAAGATCCGAAGCTCCGCAGCCGGCTGAGCATCGAGCGCTCCGCCGCGCGCCTCACCAACTGGTTCAAGGCCACCACCGAGTTGATGCAGGTGCTCGCGCGCGCCTGCGGCCACGATCACCTCTCGAAGTTCGATCTCCACGATCTGACCACGTATGACCGTGATTTGGCGCACCTCACCGGAGTGCCGTACGCTGGCGTAACTCCGATTTAG